Within the Mugil cephalus isolate CIBA_MC_2020 chromosome 1, CIBA_Mcephalus_1.1, whole genome shotgun sequence genome, the region gctggggagcatcattgctatagggtggtggtgtctggtctggtctaggtagatGCTACATgttctaagtaacatccacgccAATGTCCATTCCACAAGTTGCCAAGCAGAACATTGATTTGTctcaagatggttaatgttatttactctcCTGTCATAActttgtggctgattggtggatCTAGACAATGGTATTTCTCTGCCTGTAGATTTTTGCCAGTTCCTCGTTTAGTGAGAGGTGATGAGAtaagcaaatgtttttaaaagctgtgatttgaaatgttGTGGCTTCAGGCAGGTAGAGAGAACAAAGAAGAAGGGATCACTCTGCTGCAGGTCTGCTACCAACTCTTAGAGCCGTTACCTTTATCAAATGGTCATCAACATGTCTGGTTCCCTTGAAGCTAGCAATCAACATCTCTACCAGTGATGGTGATTGTTTGTGTGGTGATGACTCTGCCTGGAGCTGATGGTGTGTATATTGTAGAGTATCGTCTGCATGCAGTGACATGAGACTTGTTACAGTAGTTAATGAATGCTATGAAAATCTCTTTCAGCTCCTCCAGAAATAAGCAAAGTCCAGTGACATTCGATATTTGTCAAAGATTTCAATCTTTGACATTTGTCAAAGATGTCTTCTTCTATAAGAAGAAGACATATACAATATTGTCTTCTTCTAAATACGAAATAGTCACAGTTTGGCCAGAATAATATGATCTACTGACAGCAGAACTGATGTTGGTTCATCAATGACAATACACTTTTCTGATGCTTAGTGGGACTGGGAAAAAAGGGACATGTGGCAATAACTACTTTTAACGTGACACACAGTCATACTTACGactgtctcattttgtttttcattcactttttttgtttttctttctgtgtgtgtcctgagaGTCGGGTTCACCTCAGTAGAAAGCCAGCTATAAGGGGGCCCTTTTAGGGAGAATCCCAACATTTTGTCATTGCAGTATCTGTAGGGGTTCAAATCGCTGTAattgatatggaccaatatcaCCTGTCTCTGGAAGCCCCCTTCCAGCTTGGGACCTGTCCACTTGCGGTGACTCTGCCTCCAGCTTCAACTGTGACTAGGACTGAGACGTGGAAATGCAAATTAAAGCTTAATAATTGTGACTCTGCAAGTTTATGGATGTTTATTCACTTATATAACACAGACATCATCGGTTAACAAACTTTTGGTTTATGTAGATTGGTGTCATGCTTTATCTGATAATGGTGTTTCTCTCCATGTGGACTTCTACCAGTTCCTCATTAAGTGAGATGTGATGAAATACGTAACTATTTAAGAGCTGTGCTTTCTCTTGAAATGTTGTGACTTTAGGCTGGTAGAGAGAACAAAGAAGAGAGGATCACTCTGTAGCAGGTCTGGTACCAACTGATATCgtcgtttctttttttgaacATTCATTATGTTGGTGTTAAATATTTCTAATATGTCTGGTTCTCTCAACTGAAACTAGAAATCAGCATCATCTCCACAATGAAGACTCTGCCACtgattgcatttgtttgtgtggtgttgGCTCTGACTGGAGCTGATGGTGAGTATATCttagagcaggcatgtcaaacatatggcccgcgggccggacccggcccgttgggtcggcccggcataaatttctgagtatgtcaaaaaaagaagcgagtctctagctaatttctattaaaagttgtgattttttaaaataaatacaaaccaaatgctccctccggccgctagagggcagtaaatgtgtaaaagcgctcacgtcaagcatgcggcactgacacgagttagtcacaggaaataaacattcgcaacgtgatgtgtccaagtaaaaataaaccggcaatcttgcttcaccattcaccactactaaacaagttatcggtcaacacacccttcccaaaatggcactgtcaaaaaaaaagaagagtggacacggagtgcagagttttccaggggaaatggaccgagaagtatttattcacagaagtgaatgcaaaaccagtgtgcttggtatgtaatcagcaagttgcagtgttcaaagagtttaatattcggcgccactcatcataaagacaagtatgtcatattaaagacaattaatattgtacagtatattctcagcttcagtaggcccagcctagtagtttgatctgatgtagtctaatcctattgcccatgcactgctataacttttttattttattttattttgtatttcttttttcatttatttcaaagcagtatgacaattaaggcgaaaatattttttttatagctcccacttgagtttgtttagtgtggtgagttggttcaggtgtaaaactgcattcactcaactgttaaaataaaccagttgtgaacacattcacggccaaacatgaaaaatcatttttttcccattgtttttgaataaatgtgttgtgcttagaaaagatcccttgtcatccgtgattataatatgtagggtaggctacaaatgtaggctgaatgataaagcatagtactgaaaaacaaagctaaatatttggagttgacattcttttactgatccggcccacctgagaacagaaagtctggatccggccccagagccaaactgagtttgacatgcctgtcTTAGAGTCTGTATACAGTAACATGAGACTTGTTACAGTGGTTAATAAATGCTATGAAAATCTCTTCCTGAGAGACTAGGGTTGATGTTTAGCTTCCCAGATAGTCTTGATTTCTAGTTAAGAATGGTTCAGTTTCAAAAAATAGTTACTGATAAATGACTGACaattttctgtttaaatttATCATTGGCAAAGACTCACATTGTTATGttgctattaaagtctatgtcATAAACCTTTAACTGGAGACTATCTTCAGCAAGGAAACACTTGATCAAGAGGTACAGATATTGTCCTGGTTGGTCTCAGTACAAAGGACGGTGTTTTCTCTTCATTCCCACACCCATGACTTGGGCTAGAGCTGAGGTAATCACTGGGGTTAATTTGTATGTCTTGCAttcttttgttctgcttttgcttTGACAGCTCTTATTTGTCTCTGTTTATCTCCCCTGCAGAAAAACTGTCAGTCCCTCGGTGGAAACCTTGCATCTGTCCACAATGTCTTCGAATACCATGCGATCCAGAGGCTGATATTGAGACGCACTCATGCATATCCACCCACATGGATCGGAGGTAGTGATGGTGAAGaggtatttattttatcatttcaaatgaatgaattatgaaCCATCCCATGCATTTCTGCCTACATTGCAA harbors:
- the LOC125016411 gene encoding ladderlectin-like; this encodes MKTLPLIAFVCVVLALTGADARKHLIKRYRYCPGWSQYKGRCFLFIPTPMTWARAEKNCQSLGGNLASVHNVFEYHAIQRLILRRTHAYPPTWIGGSDGEEERLWLWSDGTPFRYSNWCPGEPNNLGTIWGRQNCMQMNFGGSKCWDDNYCNVRRPSVCSKKFR